The genomic segment TATCACGGGGATGCCTGCATAAACTGCGGCAAGGCTTATCATAACAGCCACAGAGGCAAAGATATCACTCTTCGTGTGCATTGCATCTGATATCAATATCTCACTCTTCAACTCCTCACCTTTTGAACGCTCCCATTTCATAACAAATATATTAATCCCCATAGTAGCAAGGATGACCAGAAAACTGAAGACGGTAACATGCGGGGTAGTCGAGTCCATGAACCTGAAATATGCATCCCGCAGTATATGATAACATGTAAGAAAGAGGAGGATAGAAATGCCAAGTGACGCCAGTGTCTCATATTTCTTGTGCCCGTAGGGGTGGTCCTTGTCAGGCGGATTGTACGCAAGCCAGATACCAACGAGGCCGATGACATTCGATGTTCCGTCAAAGAATGAATGATACCCATCTGCAACCATGCTCAGTGAGCCTGATATGTGTCCATAAATAAGCTTGGCAAGGGCGGCAATCATGTTCAGGAGGAGTGTGTAAGTAAGGATCTTCCTTACGGAAACATAAGAATTCATCTTAAAGATTATAGTCTACGAAAGGGGGAAAGGCAACAGATAATCATCTCCAATCCTCCCTGTAAAGCACTATCGCAAAAGACAATTTCCTGCTATAATATGGCGGCGTTCAATGATATATTCTGGCTGTAGGTGATGGCAGTCATTGACGGCAGTTTGTCAGGCGTGGTTATGCTTGCCACTGTGGCTGAATATGGGGAAAGGAAGGTGAATAATTATGCGGGGCTCGGA from the Nitrospirota bacterium genome contains:
- a CDS encoding cation transporter, producing MNSYVSVRKILTYTLLLNMIAALAKLIYGHISGSLSMVADGYHSFFDGTSNVIGLVGIWLAYNPPDKDHPYGHKKYETLASLGISILLFLTCYHILRDAYFRFMDSTTPHVTVFSFLVILATMGINIFVMKWERSKGEELKSEILISDAMHTKSDIFASVAVMISLAAVYAGIPVIDPIAAFIIAILIGWTGYQILSESAKVLSDYFRINPGLIRDVVIGVDGVTECHDIRSRGTPTDVFVDLRLHVPSDMGISEAHELAHKVEGRIKKEFAEVTEVVVHIEPEGKMAGSVGEH